The DNA segment GCAGACGGTCACCCTTGCCGGGCTCGCTGCCGATGGTGAGCATGCCGACACGTGGCGCGTTGACGTTGTGCACCGCCGACGCGTAGGCGGCGCCGAGGCGCGCGTGCATGGCGAGGGTCTTCTCGTCCGGGTCGACGTTCGAACCGACGTCGAGCAGGACCAGCCGGCCGGTCACGGTGGGCAGCACCGCGGCCAGGGCGGGACGCCGGATGCCGGGCCAGCGGCCCAGCTCACGGGCCGCGGAGAGGACCGTGGCGCCGGTGTCACCCGCCGAGACGAGCGCGTCGGCACGGCCCTCGGCGACCGCGCGGGCGGCGCCCCGGACCGTCCCGGAACTGGTGACGGCGGTGGTGATGCGCTGCCGATCAGCGGGATCGAGGGCAGCGAGGACCGCGTCGGCGGCTTCGGCCGGGCCGACGAGAGTCAGGTGAAGAGACGGATCGGCTTGAGCGGCACGCAGAGCGCCGTCAACCACGACGGCGGGAGCTTGGTCCCCGCCGAGGAGGTCGACGGCGATCCGCGCGGTGCCCGGCTCCCCGACAGTCCGCTGTCCGGGAGCCGTAGCACCGTTGGTTCGCCACCGCTCGGGTGCGACCCGCCCGAAGATCGGGCGTGTCACTCGCGGTCGTCAGACCTCGAGGACCTGGCGGCCGTTGTAGGTGCCGCAGACCGAGCAGGCGGCGTGCGGCAGCTTCGGCGACTTGCACTGGGGGCACGCCGCGGTGACCACCGCAGTCGCCTTCCAGTTGGCCCGGCGCGAGCGGGTGTTGCTGCGCGACATCTTGCGCTTCGGGACGGCCACGGTACTACTCCTTAAAAGATTGCTCTTGTTGCGGCGCAGCCGCCTCAGGCGACTCAGCTGTCATGTTGCGCAAAGCGGCCCAGCGGGGATCGACATCCTCATGGCTGTGATCCGCCGGGAGTTCGTCGAAGTGCACCCCACACTCGGGGCACAACCCTGGGCAGTCCGGCCGGCAGAGCGGGTTGGTCGGCAGCATCAGGACGATCGCGTCCCGGACTGCCGGCTCCAGATCGAGCAGGTCACCCTGCATCCGCCCCACTTCGTCGTCGTCGGTCGTCTCCTCGGTGGTGCTCTCCGCATAGGCGAACAGCTCCGCGAGGGAGACCTCGAACGGCGTGCCGATCTCGTTCAGGCACCGGCCGCACTCGCCCGAGAGCGAGCCACGAACAGTGCCGCTGATGTAGACCCCCTCGGACACCGACGTCATGCTCATGTCGAGCGTGAGGTCGGAACCCTCCTGGACCGTGATCAACTCCAGACCGAGGTCTGCCGGCGCCGGCACCACCCGATTCAGGGCACGCGTCGCACCAGGCTGCCGGGGAAGCTTCGTCGTGTCGACGACAAGCGGCTGCCTGGGATCCA comes from the Actinoplanes sp. OR16 genome and includes:
- a CDS encoding phosphate acyltransferase PlsX — its product is MAVDLLGGDQAPAVVVDGALRAAQADPSLHLTLVGPAEAADAVLAALDPADRQRITTAVTSSGTVRGAARAVAEGRADALVSAGDTGATVLSAARELGRWPGIRRPALAAVLPTVTGRLVLLDVGSNVDPDEKTLAMHARLGAAYASAVHNVNAPRVGMLTIGSEPGKGDRLRRNLPPLLTGQRLPAGARYAGLVEGNDVVLGTAADVVVTDGFTGNVLLKALETAYAVAEPFDQENLPPRAAVLLGVGGTVVVCHGAATGSDLAAGIAFAADLHRRASVAAIADLLRYSEVSHD
- the rpmF gene encoding 50S ribosomal protein L32, with the protein product MAVPKRKMSRSNTRSRRANWKATAVVTAACPQCKSPKLPHAACSVCGTYNGRQVLEV
- a CDS encoding DUF177 domain-containing protein; the encoded protein is MPKSPQSHLDPRQPLVVDTTKLPRQPGATRALNRVVPAPADLGLELITVQEGSDLTLDMSMTSVSEGVYISGTVRGSLSGECGRCLNEIGTPFEVSLAELFAYAESTTEETTDDDEVGRMQGDLLDLEPAVRDAIVLMLPTNPLCRPDCPGLCPECGVHFDELPADHSHEDVDPRWAALRNMTAESPEAAAPQQEQSFKE